Proteins encoded together in one Anticarsia gemmatalis isolate Benzon Research Colony breed Stoneville strain chromosome 1, ilAntGemm2 primary, whole genome shotgun sequence window:
- the LOC142987372 gene encoding uncharacterized protein LOC142987372, translating into MISVTLQTWLLLAIASLGNCQYPGQFAMVPLPPPPPPIQVPVPVAVPIGIPIPIREKTTTTTQKPEEESPPINIYIPFPPPLPALPPLPFPPPPFPPGPVPPGHCNNNTNGEALPFPPPPQMYPLPYLLPAPPPMIMVPDFRPATKRRRKKTKDSSSSDSDTDSDSSSSDTDSSFERKKKKKWRKKHRKLRKKHVW; encoded by the exons ATGATTTCA GTCACATTACAAACATGGCTGCTTTTAGCAATAGCATCTTTAGGAAACTGTCAATACCCGGGGCAATTTGCAATGGTACCACTaccaccgccgccgccaccTATCCAAGTGCCTGTTCCAGTTGCCGTACCTATTGGTATTCCTATACCAATCAGAGAAAAAACCACAACAACAACCCAGAAACCAGAAGAAGAATCTCCACCGATAAATATATACATTCCATTCCCTCCACCGTTACCTGCCTTACCCCCATTACCTTTTCCGCCCCCACCCTTCCCTCCAGGACCGGTTCCACCAGGACATTGTAATAACAACACCAACGGAGAAGCTCTACCGTTCCCACCACCTCCCCAAATGTACCCTTTACCTTATTTACTTCCAGCACCGCCCCCTATGATCATGGTACCAGATTTTCGACCAGCTACCAAACGAAGGCGAAAGAAAACCAAAGATTCTTCTTCGTCGGATAGCGATACGGATAGTGATTCATCGTCCTCGGATACTGATAGCAGTTTTgagagaaaaaagaaaaagaaatggaGAAAAAAACATCGTAAATTACGTAAGAAACATGTTTGGTAG